Genomic segment of Panicum virgatum strain AP13 chromosome 9N, P.virgatum_v5, whole genome shotgun sequence:
caaactcagcagctttttgccgaagacagcagcaggacggtgcggcggatgacgatggtagacggcgcggtttgcgacttaggtcaTGCTCGGGACAGGGGTGGCGACAGCGcaggttgcagcaagtgtcgcgctcagatcaggggtggcgacgacgtcttccttcaggaacatcggcGGCGATGTCCTTGCGAGAACGACtggaggcgcggaggcggatcgagcgcctgcttgacgaagaccggcggcgagtggcgccaccgcctgaaaaggcgacgacaccgatagggtggcttgatcacgaacgtcgtcgctgcagcctggatggcgcagcaacaacctcgtccttcgggagtgtcgacgatgaagcggcgacgaacggcagggcgacgcaaaccgatcttagatcagaaaagaaaaacagcagcagcagacgaaTCATGGGGTACAATCTCGGGTCCCCCTAGActgctccctccccctcccttatCTCCTTCTCACGGTCAAGGACGGAGGGAAAAATCAAAAGGTGAGAGGAGAGACTGTCCCTCCCGGACTCCATGGCCGGGCACCCGCCCGCCCTCGAGGATGCAGGGCCCGCACTCAGGTCGGAAGGACCCAGCAGCAGGGCGCCGGTGGTGAGGGGGAGCGTCAGTGCTCTGGCAGATCGGGAGTGACCGGTGGCGAGCAGCAGGGGGAAGCGAGATGGGCGCCGCCCCCACGATGGCACggcccgccggcgacggcggaggagtGTCGTGGTGGAGTAGCGTGGAGGCCGGGGCGGAGCGGGGTGGCCCCGCTGCAGCTCGTCCCGGCGGCGGATCTCGACGGGCGGCGCCGGAATCGACCGGCGGCGCGGTAACCCGGCCCGATCTCGCGGCTCCGATGGCGCAGCGGCTTGGCGCACCTCGTGCCTCCTCCGCAGCCGCACGGTCGTGCACAGGGCAGCGACGGCGCAGGAGGAGAGAGGGCCAGCACGGGGCCACGCGCACGGGGGGAGTCGGCGTGGAAGGGGCGACGAGGGAGCCGACGAGATCGCATCACCACAGGAGGTAGGTCCTTCTGCTGCTTGACgacgcgacggcgcggcggatcAGAGGGATCCGCGCGCTGATCCTACGAGGGCGCggcccccggcggagatcgatctccccggGGACGGCGCGACGGCAGCAGAAGCGGGAGCCTAGGTTGAAACCCTAACTCGTGATATCAtgtaggaaagtaggatgcgtataatgtggtcgatgtattgcattgagcccattgggcggtatatatagagtacatgacttggagggcaagtagcctctcctagagataaggaaggttatcccgagattacaatcaatcctaaactaaccatatccggagttgtCTAATATACTTTAACAATTCTAACAACTGATTGCTGTTCTCCCTTCAGACAAAGGAACTGATAGGTGAGATTGAATTGCTCGAGGAGGAAATCGCCAACCGCGAGCAGCACGTTCTTACTCTCTACAGAAGCATCTTTGATCAGTGCATGTCTGGGCCATCATCGGGGCAGAGCTCTGGTATTTCGTCCCCCGCACACACAAAGAATATCACTACTAGGGCTAGAAGGCAGCCAAGCATAATATCAAGTGCGTTCTGCTCATCCAAGAAGCTCCCAATTCAGCCTTTCCACATCATGGAGTCGCTATCCGAGTCGGGAAGAACCAAGAATATGGTCAAGGCCAAGATCAAGCATCAATCTTTCTCAAGTGAAACGTTGGATATCCATCCTACATCATTCCCACCAGATCCGAAAAAGGTGACACAAGAAAACAATTCTTGCAACATGCTCATCTATCTAATTTCAAATATTAACTGCAAATCAATCTATCACTTTGCTACTTCAGTGCACctatttaaaaagaaaaaatgaacaaCTTTACTCTACTGATATGCCTGCTCTAAAACACCTTGTTTATTCCATTTCAACCACTTGTTTACTCCATTTCAACCAAAATTCAAAGTGTTCCTCTTGTCTGCTTTTTTGAGGAAAAATGTAGTGTTTTCATGCTCACTTTCAGAAACATGCAGTTGGTATCCGACATGTACTTTTATACCAAATGATTTCAAGTCAGAATACAGAATAGCCTTTTCATCTACTGAACAATGAAGATCATGCAGTAGGCTAATTTTGAAttctatttttttatgaaaagtTACCTTATTCTGGGAGTAGTTCTCTGGCCCGCACTCTGAAAGATCACCTTTATCAATGCCCAAGCAAAATATCAGAAGAAATGGTTAGATGCATGGCCTCCATATACTACCTTCTGCGCGCTGAGGCACCAGAAAAGCCTGAAAAGGCCCGTTCACCATTCTTGTCAAGATCATCGACAAATGTCATACTTCCTCGGAGGGTGAACGGGGAGGAAAATAGTTCATCAAACAACAGTTGTACTGTGGAAATAGCTTCCATATCAGTTGACAAGAACCAGATGCCAGATGTCTCTTATGCGATTACTCACTACAGGTTGGTCCAAAATAAAATACTGCAAATTTTTACCCTCAGGTAATGTGTCCTCTGAAAATCCCAagtaacaatttttttttctgtcttGGAGTTTAGGTTGCTTGTGGAGCAGCTTGAAAGGGTTGATCTGAGCATGTCAGAAAACAGTATTAAATTGGCCTTCTGGATTAATGTGTACAATTCTCTTATCATGCATGTAATGTTGAATATTCTACAGTGACTTTGCTTAAGAGTTCTTGTTTTATTGTATTACTGCCTTATTAATCTGTTTGTTATTCACTTGCAGGCATATCTGGCATACGGAGTTCCTAACAGCTCGCTGAAAAGAATGGCACTATTTCACAAGGTGAGACATTTTTTTTTCCTAATAAGTAGATTTGTGGTTGGCCACTGGAAGGTATCCTGGAATGCTTTGCTTTGACGCATCGTGCTGTGAATAGTTTGTTACTCGTTGCTGTAACTGTTACTAACAAGTAACTCGCCCTACCGCAGGCTGCCTACAACATTGGAGAACACGCCGTTACTGCCAATTCCATTGAATACGCCTTGCTGTGCTTCAGATCTCCACGGCTTGGTCGTGTATGTATTGCAGTATCACGCTGAAGTTACAGTTTTTTGTTTGATGATTCATGCAAAGCTGGAAAACTTCAGATTAGAATCATAATAATCtgtataaatttttaaaaaaaaaactttgagcACCCACCTTAACTACACCACTTGAACATTCTCCCAATTTTGTGTTAGGAATTGATTATCAGTTTACTGAAATAAACCGAAGAACATTTGCATCAATCATCGTCATTTCACTGACATATACATAACCAAGCTGCTAAACTGAGAATCGAACGTATCTGCCTGCAGTGGTTCGAGTCCATTCTCTCGACGGCGATGATGCGTAAGAAATGCGCGGATGAGAAGCAGCTGGTCCAGCTCAAGTTCGGCCTGCTGGACTGCCAGCCTCTGGCCCTTTTCGCCCTGTGCACCGGCGCTTCATCAGACCCCATGGTACTCGCATTCACCACTGCAGCACACATCATACATTCATGGTCTGTGCTCGATCTGATACTCCATGGTCCGTTCTCTAACCATCAGCGGTGGATCTACACGTTTTGCAGCTGCGGGTGTACACGGCGAAGAACGTGATGGAGGAGCTGGAGCGCGCCAAGCGGGAGTTCCTGCAGGCGACGGTGGTGGCGCGCAAGTCCAAGAAGAAGGTGTTCCTGCCGCGCCTCGTGGAGCGGTACGCCCGGGAGGCGTCCCTGGGCCCCGACGACGTCCTCCCGTGGGCGCAGCGCGAGGCCGGCGACGGCCGGGCGCAGCAggacgacgccgccggccagcggGGCGCGGGGAGCCGGCGCAAGGCCGCGCAGGCCGTGGAGTGGCTGCCGTACGCCGCCAGGTTCCGGTACGCCTTCGCCAGGAGCATGGTGGACAAGCCACACTGCTAGTGCTAGCTGCCTCGCCTCGCGCGGACACGTATGTGGTCGCTGTGATGCAGCGATAGCCGATGGCCAAATGTTACCGTGTAAAATGCGTCGTTGATGCTGCATTTGTTGTGATTGGGATCGTTGGAATGGAACGCGTGGACTCGTGTAGCAATACTACTCAGTTACCAAGTGTCCAGTTGTTATGCCTAAAGTGTACAGAGGAGAAATCTGAGGAAGCATACCAGCAGGGCCCGCTCTCCCGCAACTCCTGCCCCGCCGACGACCGCTGTGGCCGCTGCCCGGTGtcccgggcgggcggcggcccgcgTCTGCGCCGAAGTCGGCCAGCCGCCCTCCTCCCTCAGCCCCTCTCCCCCTCAGCTCAGGTACCGTGGTCGCCCCTCCTCCGACGGGGTCGCCAGTGGCCGGATCTGGCGTGACGCGGCGCTTCTCCGCTCGGCCGGCGCTCCTCCGCCCGGCAGTGCTGGCGCGGCCCCCGCCTTCTCTGCCGGTGCTTGCACGTTTGGCGGAGATGCTGCCGCGGGGCTGGTCGGCGTGGGCCCTTGGCTTCGCGCGGCACGCGGGTCACGGGTGGCCCGCCGCCGTCTGGGCTGCCGTGGCTCTGGTGGCTCTTCGGCGTCCGTGGCTCTTCGGCGTCCGTGGCCTTCTGGGGCCATGGGGTCCGGTTTGGTGGGGCCGGTGGGGCTTCCTTGCCTCCATTTCTTTCGCTTCGCTTGGCTTCCTTGGCGTTGCGTTCTCGAGAGAAGAATGAGGGTGCATGCGAAAGCCATGCCCGCTTGTGGGTCGATGACGACGACGCCCTCGGGCGCCGCTTACCATGTTGAAGGCATCATCCGTTCCTCCCTTCTTCCCTCCTCTCCGGTGAGCTTTGTAGGTGAAAACCTTGACCTTATGGTCCGGCAATGGTGGCGCCAGTGGCGTCACTTCCTCATTGGAGGCTTTTTGCTGTCAGTACTCTGCCGGCTTTGGAGCCTTGGGGTGCCTACCCTATCCACTTTGTTCTCGCGTCGCGGGTTGCCACTGTCGTCGGACCCTCCGATCCTGCCTTCACttcatcgtcctcgccatcacTCTTGGTTGCTCAGGTCGCTTCattctggcggatgctttgccgccttgCTGGTTGAAGTTCGTGTagatggatgctttgccaccgtcTCTTTGAGCTGGTCGTGCCTtctggtggatgctttgccacctctCTCGGCTTGGGCGGATGCTTTGGCGCCTTGGTTCTTATTCTCCTTTAGCGGATGCTTGGCCGTTGGGGATCTTGCTGCTGCGTCGGTGACTGTGCAATCTTGGTTGTGGCGTTCCTTCTTGCAGGTTCGGTTGTATTGGTGGTGTGGGTTCCCTTGGTTTGTGGGTTGAGCGCGTTGTTCTCCCCGTGTTGCTTGTTGCTATCTGTATTTTTTATTGTGTTTTCTCGTTTGTGTGTGCGTTTCTTCAGTGTTTTTTAGTCCTTTGTGCTTTTGTGTCGGTCAATCTTTGTCTGGCCGTATCAAGATTGTGTATGTAACtactttttttaaataaaaaatatactcAGTCACGGTCGCCAAAAAAATGTACAGAGGAGAGTTAAGTGGATTCGTTCAAATTGTTGAGGGCGGCTGTTTTCAGATGGGTGAATGGCCGatgttctcaaaaaaaaaaatcccgtcGGATCACTTGCCTTGACCGAGTGGGACGGGCCGAGCTCCGATCCTTCGAATCTGTGCCACCCACGCGGCGTGCGGCCCGTGTGTGCCGTGAGGGCGAGATTCCGAGGAGGCGTGGTGGGTGAGACCGTGAGAATGCGAATGAGAGACGTTGACCTCGTGGGTCCCTATTGGGCGCGGTTCCAGGACCAGGTCCGTGCACCGAGCAGCCTGCGGGCGGACGTCGGCCGGAGCAGGCCAGCAAGCTTTGAGTAGTTCGTGTTCCCGAGACATAACTTGAGAACGAagaagggttttttttttgcgatccAACTAATTTGAGATCTATGCGCTCAAACTACCTACCATACTAGGTGGACtctaaaaaattatctaaaaacAAAATATCTAGCGATCAATTAATATATGGTAATAATCATAATAGTAGTTGGATTTATtttgtttctaaaaattaaccACATACCATTATAAATAATTAGTGTAAAATAAATCTCATATATAGTTAATTACACATATCTACCATTATAGAAAATATTGGGTCCACCATAATTTGaattctatatctatatcttaattacccacctctgctatTACAGAAAAAATTAGATCATGTATAATTTAGATCTTTTGAAATTTAAATATATGAAGTAGTGTCGGTAACATCACATCCACCCTAACTATTCTTGTTAATCTTTTCTTATTTAAATCAGAGAGTCTATCCCAAAGATTTAATCAGATATATGTGTATATCTATCTATGTATAAAGtcctttccaaaaacaaaaataaatgttTTTGTGATGAGCAACATACTGTGGTATTGACCTAGATGAGTGGCAATAAGATAGGGCTAGGCTTACCAGCGCATTAGTCAGGATTACGATGTATACAAGTTAAAGTATATTTACTTGTAAAtagttaaaaatatatattaaagTTCTATGTGTTATGTGTAAATAAAAACTCTATTTGCCTAATCTCTTCATTCCAAACTATAAGTCATTTAGTTTTGTTCCTAGTTAGACTTATCTATATTTGatcaagtttatagaaaaatatataattatCTATAATATTAAACTAGGTTCACTAGATAGACTAAAATATGTCTTGATCTATATTTTTCACAAACTTAGTCAAAATTATATACATTTTATTAggataaaaatgaaataaactATAATT
This window contains:
- the LOC120691270 gene encoding uncharacterized protein LOC120691270 — its product is MTGHKEEMMEQAGGAVATGGQGPAEKNNDGEPEVAVSAACAPKAAAAVPASLPRHRRSKSASSDRNAEACKHGGAAEQRCGQAAVTLTPCSSKNPPDARRSWATIAGGSVHQGPRDHRPNASPNHRVSLENDVRQLQLHLHQERSIRVMLDRAIGRASSTLSPGHRHFPAQTKELIGEIELLEEEIANREQHVLTLYRSIFDQCMSGPSSGQSSGISSPAHTKNITTRARRQPSIISSAFCSSKKLPIQPFHIMESLSESGRTKNMVKAKIKHQSFSSETLDIHPTSFPPDPKKLPYSGSSSLARTLKDHLYQCPSKISEEMVRCMASIYYLLRAEAPEKPEKARSPFLSRSSTNVILPRRVNGEENSSSNNSCTVEIASISVDKNQMPDVSYAITHYRLLVEQLERVDLSMSENSIKLAFWINVYNSLIMHAYLAYGVPNSSLKRMALFHKAAYNIGEHAVTANSIEYALLCFRSPRLGRWFESILSTAMMRKKCADEKQLVQLKFGLLDCQPLALFALCTGASSDPMLRVYTAKNVMEELERAKREFLQATVVARKSKKKVFLPRLVERYAREASLGPDDVLPWAQREAGDGRAQQDDAAGQRGAGSRRKAAQAVEWLPYAARFRYAFARSMVDKPHC